The region GGGTTTGTCCCGATGGTGGCCGCCACGAGGTGCATCGCCTCGGTCTCGCCCGCCACCTTGGGGACCGCCACCTCCATCATAACGCCGCCCATTGTTTCGTGCTCTGGGCAACCGGGGGAGTCCAGGATTCGCCGAAGAAGGACAGGGGCACGAAGCCGGGCGCTGTAGTTCGACTTGACCAGGTCAATGGCGATGAAGTCATTCACGCACTCGCCCTTCGCCGCTATAGCGGTTGCGATCTCCTTGGAGATCACGCCGAGGTTGAGCATAGCGCGGCAGTCATCCCGGTTCGCCGAAGCACCTCGGCTTGCGCCGCTGTCCATGGAGTTCTCCTTCGCTTTGGACACGTGCTGGGTGACAAGCGTCGTCATATCAGTACGAAGCCGCCGGAGCAATCCGTACCATTGCACCGTCTCGTCATTACTGCTTTCATCCAGCCCGAAGAACTGGGCTTTCGGATCGATAACGAGCAGACTCGGTTCGTAGTCGTCGACCAGCTCCTGCAGCGCGGCATAGGCCTGAGTGCCGCGAACATCACGAGCCGCGTCGTGGCCTGCCAGCGGGGCAGCAACACCGCATACAAGGTGAAGGTTCTCGGCAATCAGGTCCGCCCGATCTGCCAGTGTGGGGAATGCCCTGAGCACACGCCGATACCGCCGATGTACTTCGTCTTCTCCGTCTTCGCCGAGGATAGCGAGCACCGGGGCCGGTCCCATGGGCGCGAAGGAGGGAAGGATGGTGACGCCAGCGGCCAGGCTCATGCTGATTTCCAGGGCCAGCCAGCTCTTGCCAGAGCCACCCATCGCCGTCAATCCGGCAAGGACGCCGCTCGGTATCATCCCTTCGAAGAGCCACCTCATGGGGGGCGGTTCCGTCTCGTGCCAGCGCGCGCTATCGACTACCTGGAACCGGGCCTGCACCGCCGCCGGTCCTGGTTCCTGCACCTGGTCCGGCATCGTGGCCGCATACGCCGCCGGGGCCTGCACCGTCCGCTCCCCAGCCGGGGCATCGAGCACGTCGGTCCACTCGTGGCATCCCCCATCGGCCTCGGCCACGGGCATGGGCCTGTCCTGGGGCGCGTGCCGTGGCTTGGCGGTCCCCGCTGCCCAGCCGGAGGTGAACGTGGCCAGGGCCTCGTGCTCCCCCAGCCCCGCGACCTGGGCAGCGGCCACAA is a window of bacterium DNA encoding:
- a CDS encoding AAA family ATPase, translating into VAAAQVAGLGEHEALATFTSGWAAGTAKPRHAPQDRPMPVAEADGGCHEWTDVLDAPAGERTVQAPAAYAATMPDQVQEPGPAAVQARFQVVDSARWHETEPPPMRWLFEGMIPSGVLAGLTAMGGSGKSWLALEISMSLAAGVTILPSFAPMGPAPVLAILGEDGEDEVHRRYRRVLRAFPTLADRADLIAENLHLVCGVAAPLAGHDAARDVRGTQAYAALQELVDDYEPSLLVIDPKAQFFGLDESSNDETVQWYGLLRRLRTDMTTLVTQHVSKAKENSMDSGASRGASANRDDCRAMLNLGVISKEIATAIAAKGECVNDFIAIDLVKSNYSARLRAPVLLRRILDSPGCPEHETMGGVMMEVAVPKVAGETEAMHLVAATIGTNPENLGKNQIAREDSAIRSALLVQGIRVKDIGRLIDAAVAAKLLYYDPVPGAGKPKQVPRRTES